A window of the Rhodococcus sp. 4CII genome harbors these coding sequences:
- a CDS encoding abortive infection family protein: MPSSRSTLPYRIIKLATDMFARDTGFSGPDIHRIFADYTDVLGSYTMSGGGPSRWQLFETGLNSLSVDDQRRFLLDLCTYDGSSKYTMPSEDDIAKLRSMLLEGSVPGSMAASDRLDQLDDWDAVRRSWDAALDKIVSDPEGAITATRTTLESICKHICDERGASYDDGGDLSKLYKAAASAMNIAPDQHTEQIIKQILSGVGTVVNGLAAMRNSLSDSHGRGKSSVRPAPRHAKLAVNAGFAVAGFLIDTHVEKPTRP; the protein is encoded by the coding sequence ATGCCATCCTCTCGTTCCACATTGCCCTACAGGATCATCAAGCTCGCGACCGACATGTTCGCGCGAGATACCGGGTTTAGCGGGCCGGACATCCATCGGATCTTCGCCGACTACACCGACGTGCTCGGGTCGTACACGATGTCCGGTGGCGGGCCGTCCCGCTGGCAGCTGTTCGAGACGGGGCTGAACAGCCTTTCCGTCGATGATCAGCGTCGATTCCTGCTCGATCTGTGTACCTACGATGGCTCGAGCAAGTACACGATGCCCTCAGAAGACGACATCGCGAAGCTGCGCAGCATGCTGCTGGAGGGCTCCGTACCTGGTTCGATGGCCGCATCGGACAGGCTTGACCAGCTCGATGACTGGGATGCGGTGCGGCGGTCGTGGGACGCAGCCTTGGACAAGATCGTCAGTGATCCCGAGGGTGCCATCACCGCAACTCGAACCACTTTGGAGAGTATCTGCAAGCACATTTGTGACGAACGTGGCGCGTCGTACGACGATGGAGGCGACCTCTCGAAGCTGTACAAGGCTGCAGCTTCCGCTATGAACATCGCCCCGGACCAACACACCGAGCAAATCATCAAACAAATACTGAGCGGAGTGGGCACCGTCGTGAACGGGCTGGCTGCAATGCGCAACAGTTTGAGCGACTCACACGGTCGCGGTAAGTCGTCTGTCCGGCCTGCACCGCGACACGCGAAGCTCGCCGTCAACGCCGGTTTCGCCGTCGCCGGCTTCCTGATCGATACCCACGTCGAGAAGCCGACCCGACCGTAG
- a CDS encoding aminoglycoside phosphotransferase family protein, translating into MDEVKFEQDLVRTLLRDQHPDLADLELRDINGGWDNQQWRLGEELAVRLPRTERAPALLHIEQTWLPVLANRLPLPTPIPVRIGKPSSLFEHIWTIARWVEGEPADHVPVTRIDAAEVLAEFLGALHIEAPADAPANPVRGIPLARLREGVDGGFKIIADHPSVKGAREVWEKAVAAPVWQGAPLWLHGDLHPANVVVRDGMLAGVIDFGEMCAGDPATDLSAAWILLPAGAASRFFDAYGQVDEATITRARGWAVLRALGMIRIGQNGRIGLPGGKPTWEPAGFATLERVLATN; encoded by the coding sequence ATGGACGAGGTCAAGTTCGAGCAGGACCTGGTGCGAACGTTGCTACGGGATCAGCATCCAGATCTGGCAGACCTTGAGCTCCGAGACATCAACGGGGGCTGGGACAACCAGCAATGGCGACTCGGGGAGGAGCTGGCCGTGCGCTTGCCTCGCACTGAGCGCGCGCCTGCTCTACTGCACATTGAGCAGACCTGGCTGCCGGTGTTGGCGAACCGCTTGCCACTGCCAACACCCATTCCGGTGCGTATCGGCAAACCTTCGAGCCTGTTCGAGCACATCTGGACGATCGCGCGCTGGGTTGAGGGTGAGCCGGCCGATCACGTGCCAGTCACACGCATCGATGCGGCCGAGGTTCTCGCCGAGTTCCTTGGTGCGCTGCACATAGAGGCGCCCGCCGACGCGCCGGCTAACCCTGTGCGGGGCATTCCTCTGGCCAGGTTGCGGGAAGGGGTCGACGGCGGGTTCAAGATCATTGCCGACCATCCGAGCGTGAAGGGTGCGCGGGAAGTCTGGGAGAAGGCTGTAGCAGCGCCCGTCTGGCAGGGTGCGCCGCTGTGGCTGCATGGTGACTTGCATCCGGCGAACGTGGTCGTCCGGGACGGGATGCTTGCGGGGGTGATCGACTTCGGCGAGATGTGCGCCGGCGATCCCGCGACCGATCTTTCAGCTGCCTGGATCCTGTTGCCTGCCGGGGCGGCGAGTCGGTTCTTCGACGCCTATGGGCAGGTCGACGAAGCGACCATTACCCGGGCCCGTGGCTGGGCTGTCTTGCGTGCCCTGGGCATGATCAGGATCGGACAGAACGGGAGGATTGGTCTTCCCGGGGGCAAACCGACCTGGGAACCAGCAGGCTTCGCCACGCTTGAACGGGTCCTGGCGACGAACTGA
- a CDS encoding DUF3072 domain-containing protein: MAYAQAARHLDEVESKLSTLIRGAQQIQVQAAETALLGTDPELIDDLTATAERMAARVERVSADAHEARDAAAERARQVCTDAGYDVDGVDVAAVSRARPPRRTWRDRPATDRQQSYLRTLRRRRGLPVRLPDDLTIGRADEQIKMLRARSGKVADASDPEIARILAEAETQRARDEHAEHTGPPLSPGQARERSALIRDQLEAQKADREHRPPQTPTPTPETENLTGRRPLRELVAEFTAQREPTAPVEDVTALLDEITGQVMADEDLNLAAGAQSNTFEQFTSWAMRRAHDEVQAGLVEQVVSEDPQIAAVARAALDDPAHWQAAAAQLPARLWAQHHPDRAAADAAVTALEADPAVAEAATGRAEQFTAALPVQQAIDTVLAAAGPETETQRQQLAEDTLTRVQANSHRTDPVDWRQIGRDAWTEHGPGGGAPIPAADPRVRAALDGVPVGDPRTEQIFTDWNRGWNGARTEWAREREDEVLTDSQAEMVTHPRLQVLRRRPEDYLSVGRHRLLNHTVSDWLLSVDSADPQYQAAAHWLHDNIATTLDTVHEAVKTSPSWPHPHRRPHRPSRLTWRPRSRPPRWTRLRLLWRPATRSRTGRRSTPGSMPTRAHRTDARRRR; encoded by the coding sequence GTGGCCTATGCGCAGGCCGCCCGACATCTCGACGAGGTCGAGAGCAAGCTGTCCACTCTGATCCGCGGGGCACAGCAGATCCAGGTGCAGGCCGCCGAAACCGCGTTGCTGGGAACCGATCCGGAGCTGATCGATGACTTGACGGCGACCGCGGAACGGATGGCGGCCCGGGTCGAGCGGGTTTCGGCCGATGCGCACGAGGCCCGCGACGCCGCGGCCGAGCGTGCCCGGCAGGTGTGCACTGATGCCGGCTACGACGTCGACGGGGTGGATGTCGCCGCGGTCAGCCGGGCGCGGCCGCCGCGCCGGACCTGGCGGGATCGGCCCGCCACCGACCGCCAGCAGTCGTATCTGCGCACCTTGCGGCGTAGGCGTGGGTTGCCGGTGCGGCTGCCCGACGACCTGACGATCGGTCGCGCCGACGAGCAGATCAAGATGCTGCGCGCCCGGTCCGGGAAGGTCGCCGACGCCTCCGATCCGGAGATCGCCCGCATCCTGGCCGAAGCGGAAACGCAACGGGCGCGGGACGAGCACGCCGAGCACACCGGACCGCCGCTGTCGCCGGGGCAGGCACGTGAGCGCTCCGCACTGATCCGCGACCAGCTCGAAGCCCAGAAAGCGGACCGGGAACACCGACCACCGCAAACGCCCACTCCGACACCGGAGACGGAGAACCTCACGGGTCGGCGGCCGCTGCGGGAGCTGGTTGCCGAGTTCACCGCCCAGCGCGAACCCACCGCCCCCGTCGAGGACGTCACCGCGTTGCTCGACGAGATCACCGGGCAGGTGATGGCCGACGAGGACCTCAACCTGGCCGCCGGAGCGCAGTCGAACACCTTTGAGCAGTTCACGTCCTGGGCCATGCGCCGCGCCCACGACGAGGTGCAGGCCGGTCTGGTCGAGCAGGTGGTGAGCGAGGACCCGCAGATCGCGGCCGTCGCCCGCGCCGCCCTCGACGACCCGGCGCACTGGCAGGCTGCCGCCGCCCAGCTGCCCGCCCGCCTCTGGGCGCAGCACCACCCCGACCGTGCGGCCGCCGACGCCGCGGTCACCGCCCTCGAAGCCGACCCGGCCGTTGCCGAGGCCGCGACCGGCCGCGCCGAGCAATTCACCGCCGCACTGCCGGTGCAGCAGGCCATCGACACCGTCCTCGCCGCCGCCGGCCCCGAAACCGAAACGCAGCGGCAGCAACTGGCCGAGGACACCCTGACCCGGGTACAGGCCAACAGCCACCGCACCGACCCGGTGGACTGGCGGCAGATCGGCCGCGACGCCTGGACCGAACACGGACCCGGCGGCGGAGCCCCGATTCCGGCGGCGGACCCGCGAGTCCGCGCCGCGCTCGACGGCGTCCCGGTCGGTGACCCACGTACCGAGCAGATCTTCACCGACTGGAACCGCGGCTGGAACGGCGCCCGGACCGAGTGGGCGCGCGAACGCGAGGACGAGGTCCTCACCGACTCTCAGGCCGAGATGGTCACCCACCCCCGCCTGCAGGTGCTGCGGCGACGACCCGAGGACTACCTCAGCGTCGGCCGCCACCGGCTGCTCAACCACACCGTCAGCGACTGGCTGCTGTCCGTCGACTCCGCCGACCCGCAGTACCAGGCGGCGGCGCACTGGCTGCACGACAACATCGCCACCACCCTCGACACGGTCCACGAGGCAGTCAAGACCTCCCCGAGCTGGCCGCACCCGCACCGGAGACCGCACCGGCCGTCGAGGCTGACGTGGCGGCCGAGATCCCGGCCACCGCGGTGGACGCGCCTAAGGCTGCTGTGGAGGCCGGCGACGAGATCCCGGACCGGGAGAAGATCCACGCCTGGCTCGATGCCCACGCGTGCACACCGCACTGATGCTCGACGGCGCCGATGA
- the yidC gene encoding membrane protein insertase YidC, which produces MLDFVYYPVSAILWFWHKIFGSVLGPDNGFAWALAVVFLVFTLRILLLNPAIRQVRTTRQMQDLQPQIKALQRKYSGDRQKQAAEMQKLQKEHGFNPLMGCLPALVQAPVFLGLYHVLRSFNRTGTGLGQLGMSPEANANTPNYIFSTADVQSFLSARLFGAPISVAITSPQSTLASFASYGGIPTVATIAAVAIPLMVIASLATHFNARASLGRQSPEAAANPQAAIMNKLMLWVFPLGVLVGGPFLMIAILLYWVSNNLWTYGQQHLVFAQIDREEAAKHAAEAERRTAAARKPGARPNARKNTADRKNQKRRR; this is translated from the coding sequence ATGCTCGATTTCGTCTACTACCCCGTCTCCGCCATTCTCTGGTTCTGGCACAAAATCTTCGGCTCAGTGCTGGGACCGGACAACGGTTTCGCCTGGGCTCTGGCCGTGGTGTTCCTGGTGTTCACCCTGCGGATCCTGCTGCTCAATCCCGCGATCCGACAGGTGCGCACGACCCGCCAGATGCAGGACCTACAACCCCAAATCAAGGCCCTGCAGCGCAAGTACTCCGGCGACCGCCAAAAGCAGGCCGCCGAGATGCAGAAACTGCAGAAGGAACACGGCTTCAACCCGTTGATGGGGTGCCTGCCCGCGTTGGTGCAGGCGCCGGTCTTCCTCGGCCTCTACCACGTCCTTCGGTCCTTCAACCGCACCGGAACTGGTTTGGGCCAGCTCGGAATGTCGCCGGAGGCAAACGCGAACACCCCGAACTACATCTTCAGCACAGCGGATGTTCAGTCGTTCCTGAGCGCCCGCCTGTTCGGGGCACCGATCTCCGTGGCGATCACCAGCCCGCAGAGCACTCTGGCGTCGTTTGCGTCCTACGGCGGGATCCCGACGGTGGCCACGATCGCCGCCGTGGCGATCCCGCTGATGGTGATCGCGAGTCTCGCCACGCACTTCAACGCCCGGGCATCGTTGGGGCGGCAGAGCCCCGAGGCGGCGGCGAACCCGCAGGCGGCGATCATGAACAAGCTGATGCTCTGGGTGTTCCCGCTCGGCGTTCTCGTCGGCGGACCGTTTCTGATGATCGCGATCCTGCTGTACTGGGTGAGCAACAACCTTTGGACCTACGGGCAGCAACATCTTGTATTCGCCCAGATCGACAGGGAAGAAGCCGCGAAGCACGCGGCGGAAGCCGAACGGCGGACCGCCGCCGCACGGAAACCAGGTGCCCGGCCGAATGCCCGGAAGAACACTGCCGATAGGAAGAATCAGAAACGCCGACGGTGA
- a CDS encoding helicase-related protein: protein MVALAASTLVSKRTSVVLEAAAADLADRLTGRPDLAAVIDDHGGHQWLTAEVRGPILGALGDTYRDKATDWLARDINTFVATGRPRTQVHRFTLHTGTPIWEVTTDGGNSRELWGGHHLPAVRRATTSGRDTSAGPVREGLTAEQARGRFAEITGRALSQDEVFAAAATSLHPSLNRTGFLTSQGCRELRGRVLTEFERDHRDLAAACRAHGLDTSELLRLDIAHQAFDTLHTSAREPDDLFTAATGPADLEALRDSEYLVGEPGQDRAQVNYRWRTKDWQVTRGGAEPVITATLAEAIATARTGRRAESAAATEVTASIIGERDTRDHLENEPAADAPPVAVQPVPDQPGAAAANFVLGAEVLAPSGAKARARANIDAIRLVHQLGDEHRAATPAEQRILAAWSGWGAVPDIFDKRKPEWDELRTDLSAVLTPPEIDAARASTLNAHYTDPAIAAEMWSALGRAGFTGGRVLEPGCGAGNFIGHAPKGTRMVGVELDPMTAQIAHHLYPGHQVRGHGFEKFSPDEGAFTAVIGNVPFGNFAVGDPLHNPSGLTIHNYFLRKSLALTETGGYVAVITSAFTSDAQRTKAREEIAELGDLVGALRLPTKAFDRQAGTDVVTDLLIFRRREAGRAPAAATEQWITTSKAELADGEIQVNDYFLANPENVLGELGVGSGMYSAATLKVTADPSRPLATQVRDRLTAIVDGAKRAGLGQDAEQPAADPMLDRVGLVTAEEAAITEVPGSVRFNDEIEMFEQLSLGGRWTPVPSKIDKARTAQWKSMLAMAGTVTDLVDSQRTGGDEDTKNRLRAQLNRQYDGYARKYGPLNRFTWVTPGPPTQKVIDKRFADLEKKWRTNNGDETGPVTGALPEDVAARLLAEASEPNPPWKKMRHLEGAIRYDPAIQLVRSIEIFDEDTQQARKSKIFTEDVITPPQRAQSAQDVAEALAVSLDETGQVDLDRISGLVGIDIDAARNQLAGLVFPNPEDPTELIPAPRFLSGNVREKLAATEAAARSDPQLYAGAVDALRQVIPADLDPTNITVRPGANWVPTPMYAQFIREAFSVHPDTRIAVEYSPITASWDFTIAGDQYTDPYGLPYETAGDRRGVDGLSLLEKIANNQPIRVFKTEAELEHSPKPRFHEELTEELQQRAEMLETAFGDWLFNDPARTAELTRVFNDRFNSFVDPAYNGQGRTFPGLRIAPHPHQAAVAVRQINEPSVLLDHTVGTGKTWSITMCAMEMRRLGQIKQPWVVVPNHLIDQWGREVADAYPGARVLVGDDFKSRADRQLFMAQSASQDWDLVIVPEPAFTKMQCSVDTQAAYIADEITKLEQAREAATGQNTIKEIEKAKKRWQDKLEKKINADSKDVGFSFEQTGCDYLFLDEAHMWKNLSRQSNNADLALREGSSRATDLDMKLSYLRRKYRQRAAVEGRKPVPEKVVTFATGTPVANSMSELWVMTKYLRPDLLEAGGMENIDAWAANFAAMRQSVEMNVTGSELRSVSRIGKFVNLPALMAMNAQFTDVVIREQVPATLPEIAGGGRQNLTFEMPQQVRDFMIDLDERMQMYTGKTAHIDNPLKIGSDGANVTLDPRLGGLDAPPAGEGRVDLLVNKLWEIEQRTADTVYYDEAGNPEPRTGGLQIVFLDRGTPKTGRDDTVYDIIRADLVARGMSPGAVQFIQDYPKPKDKRELFAACRRGEVKVLIGSSETMGTGMNVQKRATALYHVDCPWRPADLEQREGRIIRQGNQNKTVEIINIVGERSYDTTKWQTVEKKSAYIEQLRRGAIDFSEAEDIGSDDMTSSMAATKAAATGDPRYIEVVELETRLRKLNAEARAHRSDQERIKWQLHDNRTRLPILTKEIEEGREVADALTAWGELPRKQRTLTVGGRAVSFAEPAEVRKAVQTRLAHIAGDLERQPDGQHMVVEIAGAEISMGRLPVGGYAFRLTGGIVRTVDAEVVDLALGSADGGSGMVTRLTNMAADLPAAMDLHVKDRDYMVTQTEQLADKLGVPFAKTDEITRLTHLQRDAGRPRRPGELARGARREGGDQGTIGGRRHVPRVDPRPQPHPRARRRPGHDRGRAAGSHPGPDGGGREGARRTQG, encoded by the coding sequence GTGGTGGCCCTGGCGGCGAGCACCCTGGTGAGCAAACGGACCAGCGTCGTCCTCGAGGCCGCCGCCGCAGACCTCGCCGACCGCCTCACCGGCCGCCCGGACCTCGCCGCGGTGATCGACGACCACGGCGGTCACCAGTGGCTCACCGCCGAGGTCCGCGGCCCCATCCTGGGCGCACTCGGAGACACCTACCGCGACAAGGCCACCGACTGGCTCGCCCGCGACATCAACACCTTCGTGGCGACGGGCCGTCCCCGCACCCAGGTACACCGGTTCACCCTGCACACCGGCACCCCCATATGGGAGGTCACCACCGACGGCGGTAACAGCCGAGAGCTGTGGGGCGGGCATCACCTACCCGCGGTGCGCCGCGCCACGACCTCAGGCCGCGACACCAGCGCAGGTCCGGTCCGGGAGGGCCTTACTGCCGAACAGGCCCGCGGCCGGTTCGCCGAGATCACCGGGCGGGCACTGAGCCAGGACGAGGTGTTCGCCGCGGCCGCAACATCGCTGCACCCGAGCCTGAACCGGACCGGGTTCTTGACCTCGCAGGGATGCCGGGAGCTGCGCGGACGCGTCCTCACCGAGTTCGAGCGCGACCACCGCGACCTGGCGGCAGCCTGCCGCGCCCACGGACTCGACACCTCGGAGCTGTTGCGCCTGGACATCGCCCATCAGGCTTTCGACACCCTGCACACCAGCGCCCGTGAGCCCGACGACTTGTTCACCGCGGCGACCGGACCGGCCGATCTCGAGGCGTTGCGGGACTCGGAATACCTTGTCGGCGAACCCGGCCAGGACCGGGCGCAGGTCAACTATCGGTGGCGCACCAAGGACTGGCAGGTCACCCGCGGCGGCGCCGAACCGGTCATCACGGCAACCCTTGCCGAGGCGATCGCCACCGCCCGCACCGGACGGCGCGCCGAGTCGGCTGCGGCGACCGAGGTCACCGCGAGCATCATCGGTGAGCGCGACACCCGCGACCACCTCGAGAACGAACCCGCAGCCGACGCTCCGCCCGTCGCCGTCCAGCCGGTCCCGGACCAGCCGGGCGCGGCGGCCGCGAACTTCGTCCTCGGAGCCGAGGTACTGGCCCCGTCCGGGGCAAAGGCCCGCGCCCGGGCGAACATCGACGCGATCCGCCTGGTGCACCAGCTCGGCGACGAACACCGGGCAGCGACCCCGGCCGAACAGCGGATCCTCGCCGCCTGGTCCGGGTGGGGTGCGGTCCCGGACATCTTCGACAAGCGCAAACCGGAGTGGGACGAGCTCCGCACCGACCTCTCCGCCGTGCTGACCCCGCCGGAGATCGACGCCGCCCGCGCCTCCACCCTCAACGCCCACTACACCGATCCGGCGATCGCGGCCGAGATGTGGTCCGCGCTGGGCAGAGCCGGGTTCACCGGCGGCCGGGTCCTCGAACCGGGCTGTGGGGCCGGCAACTTCATCGGTCACGCCCCGAAGGGCACCCGGATGGTCGGGGTGGAGCTGGACCCGATGACCGCCCAGATCGCACACCACCTGTACCCGGGGCACCAGGTCCGGGGTCACGGATTCGAGAAGTTCTCCCCCGACGAGGGCGCCTTCACCGCGGTGATCGGCAATGTCCCGTTCGGCAACTTCGCGGTCGGTGACCCGCTGCACAACCCGTCCGGGCTGACCATTCACAACTATTTCCTCCGTAAGTCCCTGGCGCTGACCGAAACCGGTGGTTACGTCGCGGTCATCACCAGCGCTTTCACCTCCGACGCCCAGCGGACCAAGGCCCGCGAGGAGATCGCCGAACTCGGCGACCTGGTTGGCGCACTGCGGTTGCCGACCAAGGCATTCGACCGGCAGGCCGGTACCGATGTGGTCACCGACCTGCTGATCTTCCGGCGCCGCGAGGCCGGTCGCGCACCGGCAGCGGCGACCGAGCAGTGGATCACCACCTCGAAGGCTGAGCTGGCCGACGGTGAGATCCAGGTCAACGACTACTTCCTGGCCAACCCGGAGAACGTGCTCGGCGAACTCGGGGTCGGGTCGGGCATGTACTCGGCGGCCACCTTGAAGGTGACCGCCGACCCGTCCCGCCCGTTGGCCACCCAGGTCCGTGACCGGCTGACCGCGATCGTCGACGGCGCGAAGAGGGCGGGGCTCGGGCAGGACGCCGAACAGCCGGCCGCCGACCCGATGCTCGATCGGGTCGGGCTGGTCACTGCGGAAGAAGCCGCGATCACCGAGGTTCCGGGATCCGTGCGGTTCAACGACGAGATCGAAATGTTCGAGCAGCTCTCCCTCGGCGGCCGGTGGACGCCGGTGCCGTCGAAGATCGACAAGGCCCGCACCGCCCAGTGGAAGTCCATGCTCGCCATGGCCGGCACAGTCACCGACCTCGTCGACTCCCAGCGCACCGGCGGCGACGAGGACACCAAGAACCGGCTGCGGGCGCAGCTGAACCGCCAGTACGACGGGTATGCGCGCAAGTACGGGCCGCTCAACCGGTTCACCTGGGTCACTCCGGGCCCGCCGACGCAGAAGGTCATCGACAAACGCTTCGCCGACCTGGAGAAGAAGTGGCGGACCAACAACGGCGACGAGACCGGCCCGGTCACCGGGGCACTACCCGAGGACGTCGCCGCCCGACTGCTGGCGGAGGCATCCGAGCCGAACCCGCCGTGGAAGAAGATGCGGCACCTCGAGGGCGCCATCCGCTACGACCCGGCGATCCAGCTGGTCCGCAGCATCGAAATCTTCGACGAGGACACCCAGCAGGCGCGGAAGTCGAAGATCTTCACCGAGGACGTCATCACCCCGCCGCAGCGAGCCCAGTCCGCCCAGGACGTCGCCGAAGCGCTGGCAGTCAGCTTGGACGAGACCGGGCAGGTCGACCTGGACCGAATCTCCGGGCTGGTCGGCATCGACATCGACGCCGCCCGGAACCAACTCGCCGGGCTGGTCTTCCCCAACCCGGAAGACCCGACCGAGCTGATCCCGGCCCCGAGGTTCCTGTCCGGAAACGTGCGGGAGAAGTTGGCGGCCACCGAAGCCGCCGCCAGGTCGGACCCGCAGCTCTACGCCGGCGCGGTCGATGCACTGCGGCAGGTGATCCCGGCGGATCTGGATCCGACCAACATCACCGTCCGCCCCGGCGCGAACTGGGTGCCGACCCCGATGTACGCGCAGTTCATCCGGGAAGCGTTCTCGGTGCACCCGGACACCCGCATCGCGGTCGAGTACTCCCCCATCACCGCGTCCTGGGACTTCACGATCGCCGGGGACCAGTACACCGACCCCTACGGGCTGCCGTACGAAACCGCCGGGGACCGGCGCGGCGTCGACGGGTTGTCGTTGCTGGAGAAGATCGCCAACAACCAGCCCATCCGGGTGTTCAAGACCGAGGCCGAACTCGAGCACTCCCCCAAGCCGCGGTTCCACGAAGAGCTCACCGAGGAACTTCAACAGCGGGCCGAGATGCTCGAAACGGCGTTCGGGGACTGGCTGTTCAACGACCCGGCCCGCACCGCCGAGCTGACCCGAGTGTTCAACGACCGGTTCAACTCCTTCGTCGACCCCGCCTACAACGGGCAGGGACGCACCTTCCCCGGACTGCGGATCGCACCGCATCCGCACCAGGCCGCCGTCGCGGTGCGGCAGATCAACGAACCGTCGGTGCTCCTCGACCACACCGTCGGCACCGGCAAGACCTGGTCGATCACGATGTGCGCGATGGAGATGCGCCGCCTCGGGCAGATCAAACAGCCCTGGGTGGTGGTCCCGAACCACCTCATCGACCAGTGGGGCCGCGAGGTCGCCGACGCCTACCCCGGTGCCCGGGTGCTGGTCGGGGACGACTTCAAATCCCGCGCCGACCGGCAACTGTTCATGGCGCAATCGGCGTCCCAGGACTGGGATCTGGTGATCGTCCCGGAACCGGCCTTCACCAAGATGCAGTGTTCGGTCGACACCCAGGCCGCCTACATCGCCGACGAGATCACCAAGCTCGAACAAGCCCGGGAAGCCGCTACCGGGCAGAACACGATCAAGGAGATCGAGAAGGCCAAGAAGCGGTGGCAGGACAAGCTCGAGAAGAAGATCAACGCCGACTCCAAGGACGTCGGCTTCTCCTTCGAGCAAACCGGCTGTGACTACCTGTTTCTCGACGAAGCGCACATGTGGAAGAACCTCTCCCGCCAGTCCAACAACGCCGACCTGGCGCTGCGGGAAGGATCGAGCCGGGCCACCGACCTGGACATGAAACTGTCCTACCTGCGGCGGAAGTACCGCCAGCGCGCCGCCGTCGAGGGCCGCAAACCCGTTCCGGAGAAGGTCGTCACCTTCGCCACCGGCACCCCGGTCGCCAACAGCATGTCCGAGCTGTGGGTGATGACGAAGTACCTGCGCCCGGACCTGCTCGAGGCTGGCGGCATGGAGAACATCGACGCCTGGGCGGCGAACTTCGCCGCGATGCGCCAATCGGTCGAAATGAACGTCACCGGCTCCGAACTGCGGTCGGTGTCGAGGATCGGCAAGTTCGTCAACCTGCCCGCCCTGATGGCGATGAACGCCCAGTTCACCGACGTCGTCATCCGCGAGCAGGTCCCCGCGACCCTTCCCGAGATCGCCGGCGGCGGCCGCCAGAACCTGACCTTCGAAATGCCGCAACAGGTCCGAGACTTCATGATCGACCTGGACGAGCGGATGCAGATGTACACCGGCAAGACCGCGCACATCGACAACCCACTCAAGATCGGCAGCGACGGCGCCAACGTCACCCTCGACCCCCGCCTCGGCGGCCTCGACGCACCACCAGCGGGCGAAGGCCGGGTCGACCTGCTGGTGAACAAGCTCTGGGAGATCGAGCAACGCACCGCCGACACCGTCTACTACGACGAGGCCGGCAACCCGGAACCACGCACCGGCGGTCTGCAGATCGTGTTCCTCGACCGCGGCACCCCCAAGACCGGCCGCGACGACACCGTCTACGACATCATTCGCGCCGACCTGGTCGCCCGCGGCATGTCCCCCGGCGCGGTCCAGTTCATCCAGGACTACCCCAAGCCGAAGGACAAGCGGGAGTTGTTCGCCGCCTGCCGACGCGGAGAGGTGAAAGTGCTCATCGGCTCGTCGGAGACGATGGGCACCGGCATGAACGTGCAGAAACGCGCGACCGCGCTCTACCACGTCGACTGCCCCTGGCGGCCCGCGGACCTCGAACAACGCGAGGGCCGGATCATCCGGCAGGGCAACCAGAACAAGACCGTCGAGATCATCAACATCGTCGGGGAACGCTCCTACGACACCACCAAGTGGCAGACCGTGGAGAAGAAGTCCGCGTACATCGAGCAGCTTCGCCGCGGGGCGATCGACTTCTCCGAGGCCGAAGACATCGGCAGCGACGACATGACCTCGTCGATGGCCGCGACCAAGGCCGCCGCGACCGGCGATCCCCGCTACATCGAGGTCGTCGAACTCGAAACCCGCCTCCGCAAACTCAACGCCGAAGCCCGCGCCCATCGCTCCGACCAGGAGCGAATCAAGTGGCAGCTGCACGACAACCGCACCCGATTGCCGATCCTGACCAAGGAGATCGAGGAAGGCCGCGAAGTCGCCGACGCCCTCACCGCCTGGGGTGAACTGCCCCGCAAACAGCGGACCCTCACCGTGGGCGGGCGTGCGGTCTCATTCGCCGAACCGGCGGAGGTACGCAAGGCGGTGCAAACCCGGCTGGCGCACATCGCCGGTGACCTCGAACGCCAACCCGACGGCCAGCACATGGTGGTCGAGATTGCCGGCGCCGAAATTTCGATGGGCCGGCTCCCGGTCGGCGGGTACGCATTCCGCCTCACCGGTGGCATCGTCCGCACCGTCGACGCCGAGGTCGTCGACCTGGCGCTCGGCAGCGCCGACGGCGGATCCGGCATGGTGACCCGGCTGACCAACATGGCCGCCGACCTGCCCGCCGCGATGGACCTGCACGTCAAGGACCGCGACTACATGGTCACCCAGACCGAGCAGCTCGCCGACAAGCTCGGGGTCCCGTTCGCCAAGACCGACGAGATCACCCGCCTCACACACCTACAACGAGATGCGGGCCGACCTCGCCGCCCGGGAGAACTCGCCCGAGGCGCTCGCCGAGAAGGAGGCGACCAAGGAACGATTGGCGGCCGCCGGCATGTACCGCGGGTGGACCCGCGACCTCAACCCCACCCGCGGGCACGCCGAAGACCAGGGCATGACCGAGGACGAGCTGCGGGAAGCCACCCCGGGCCGGATGGTGGAGGCCGCGAAGGAGCACGCCGAACGCAAGGCTGA